Genomic DNA from Modestobacter versicolor:
CCTGGAGGCCCACCGCGGCGAGGTGCCCGAGTACCTGGTGAAGCTGGAGCAGGCCCACGCCGAGCTCACGCCGCTGGCCGACGACGCGGCCGCGCTGCGCGCCGCGCTGCGGGGTGACCTGCACGCCCACTCCGACTGGTCCGACGGCGGCAGCCCGATCCGGGAGATGGCCGAGGCCGCGATCGGCATCGGCCACGACTACCTGGCGCTCACCGACCACTCCCCCCGCCTGACCGTCGCCAACGGGCTGAGCCCGCAGCGGCTGGAGCAGCAGCTGGACGTGGTGGCCGCGCTGAACGAGGAGCTGGCGCCGTTCCGGATCCTCACCGGCATCGAGTGCGACATCAACGTCGACGGCTCGCTGGACCAGACCGACGAGCTGCTCGGCCGGCTGGACGTCGTCGTCGCCAGCGTGCACTCCGAGCTGCGCGCACCGCGGGCGCAGATGACCGAGCGGATGCTGGCCGCCGTCGAGAACCCGCACACCGACGTCCTCGGGCACTGCACCGGCCGCCTGGTCATCGGCCGGCAGCAGCGCAACGGCACGCAGCGCCCCCGGCCGGAGAGCGAGTTCGACGCCGAGGCGGTGTTCCGCGCCTGCATCGAGCACGGGACGGCGGTCGAGATCAACTCACGCCCGGAGCGGCTCGACCCGCCCCGGCGGCTGCTGGCCCTCGCCGCCGACCTGGGCTGCGACTTCTCCATCGACACCGACGCGCACGCCCCCGGCCAGCTCGACTGGCAGGACGCCGGCTGCGCCCGGGCCGTGGAGTGCGGCGTGCCGGCCGAGCGGGTGGTCAACACGCGGCCGGCCGACGAGCTGCTCGCCCGCACCCGCGGCTGACCGGCCGTCGCCGCCGCGGGGCGCCCCGGTCAGGGCGTCGTGGGCGGGAGCGCGTCCAGCCGGGCGTTGACCGCATCGGCGATCGCCGCGTGCCCGGTCGGGTCCGGGTGGATGCCGTCGTCGATGACCCACTCCGGGTGCTCCTGCAGCGGCTGGCCGACGTCCAGGTAGCTGCCGCCGGCCCCGGTGACACCGACCCGGACCGCCTCAGCGACGAGGGCGAGCTCGTCCGGGGGCGCTCCGTCGGACCACAGCGGTGAGATCGCGATGATCCGGGCAGCGGGCAGCTGCTCGCGGAGCGTGCGGAAGAACGCCGCCACGCCGTCCGCGTAGTCGGCGTCGTCGGCCACGTCGACCTCGTTCCGCCCGCCGGAGACCACGACCACGTCAGGGGCCACGGCCACGGCGTCGTCGATCATCTCGGTGTAGGTGGGGCAGCGGTCGAGCGAGCAGGCCGCCTGGGCGACGTCCCCCTCGAGGGCGGTGACGTACCCGGTGCCGCCGCGGCCGAGGTTCGCCTCCCGCCAGCCCTCGTGCGCGGCCACCCGGGCGGTGAAGGACTGCTCGGGGGCCTCCGTCCCGGCGCCGACCGTGTACGAGTCGCCGATGAAGGCAGCGACCGCCGGCGCGGCTCCGGCCTCCTCGGACGGGCTGGGCGCAGCGGCCGCCGCCAGCCGGGCGCGCTCGGCCTCCGGCAGCGGGTCCTGCAGGCGGCCGGTGGCCATCGGGTAGAGGAAGGCGAGCAGCGCGACCCCCACGAGGATGACACCGAGGGCCCACCAGGGGGCTCCGCCCGGGCCGGACGTCCAGTCGCGCTTCCCCATCCGGGCCATGGCGCGGGACGCTACCGGCGGCTGGGCCCCAGATGGCGGGCTTCTCGCCTTCCATGACTCACCGCGCCCGGTCGACCACGGGGAGCCGCCTCAACCGGCCAGATGGCTCCGGGCCGAGGGGTGCGGCGGCAGCCGCCAGGCCGCACCCAGCCGCTCGTCCAGGACCGGGTCGAAGGCGTCCAGCCCGCCGCCGGGGTAGGGCGTGAGCTCGCTGAACCACACCTCGCCGTCGACGTCGTAGAGGTCGACCCGCACGAAGTCGAACGCGGCGCCGAGCGTCGCGGCCACCTCGAGCATCCGCGGCAGGGACGCCGGCGGCGGCGTGACCGGACCGGCCGGCACCGCCTCGACGACGTCGACCGGCGTCCAGTCCGGGGTGTACAGCCGGCGCCGGTGGTCGCCGAACCGGCCGGTGTCGACCTGCACCAGCTCGACCCGGCCGTCGAAGACCAGGAACTTGTGGTCGGCGGGCGGGTCGCCGGCGCCGAGGAACTCCTCGGCCAGCAGCAGCCGGCGGGCCTGGCTGTAGACCCACTCGCCGCGGGTGCGGAACAGCGGCTCGTCCAGCCAGCCGGCGGTGACCCGGCGCAGCTCGGCGGCGTCGGGCCGGCCGGTGCCGACGTGCACCCGCATCGAGCCGTGGTTGGGCTTGAGCACCCACCTCGCGGGCAGGTCGGGAGCGGCGGCGAACGCCCCGACGTCGGTGCCGCTCCACAGCACGGCCGGGACCCGCAGCGACGGGCACACCGCGGTGGCGTACGCCTTCATCGCCAGCTTGTCGCCGAGCTGGCCGACCAGCGGCCGGCGGTCGTGCACCACCCGCCAGTTCACCTTGTCGGTGAACGTGGTCCGGCCGGGCCAGCGGCCGTGCGCCGCGCGGAAGAGCACGGCGCGCTTGAGCCGGAGCGGCAGCCGGGTCACGACGCCGTCCGGGAGCGACACGGCAGGCACCGGCCCAGTCTGCCGTGCACAACCGAACGGCGGATCGTAGGGTGCTGCGGTGAGCCAGGCGTGACCCCCCAGCCCCTGCCCGCCCGCGTCGGCTTCCTCGCCAAGGACCCCTGGAACCCGGCCATCCGCCGGGAGCACATGATCGCCCGGGAGCTGGTCCGCCGCGGGTCCGAGGTCGACTTCGTGCAGGCGCCGGCCGACGTCCGCCGAGTGCGCACCGACCCGGCCAACTGGGGGCGGCACCTGCGTCGCGCCCGCTTCGAGCCCGTGGCGCCGGGGGTCCGCGTCACCGAGCGGTCCACCCTGCAACCCGGCTTGCGCAACGGGCTCGCCGAGCGCGCCGACGCGGGGCTGCTCCGGTCGTTCCTGCGCCGGTCGGGGTGGGACCCGGCGCTGTCGGTCTTCATGCTGCCCTGGGAGTGGCGCGCCGCCCGGGGGCTGGGCGGCCGGGTGGTCTTCGACTGCACCGACGACTGGGCACGGCTGCTCCCCCAGGCCCGCGGGCTCGGCGACCAGCTCCGCCGGATCGCCGACGAGGCCGACGAGGTGGTCGTCGTCAACCAGGTGCTGGCCGACCTGTTCCCCGGCCGGACGCCGGTCGTCGTCCCCAACGGCGCCGACGAGACGCTGCTCACCGCGCCGCAGACAGTCGAGCGGCGGGCCCGGCACGCGGTCTACGTCGGCAGCATCTCCGACCGGTTCGACGTCGACCTGGTCAGGGCCGTGCTGACCGCGCTGCCGGACTGGACGCTCACCGTGCACGGCCAGCTGGTGTTCCCGCTGCGGGCGCAGGCGGCGCGGGAGCGGTTCCTGGCGTTGGAGCAGGACCTCGGCGGGCGGTTCCGCCACGCGGGGCTGCTGCCGCGCGAACGGCTGGCGGACGTGCTGGACGCCGCCACGGTGGCGCTGGTCCCCGACGTCGCCAGCATCGCGCTGGGCCAGTCGTCGATGAAGACCTACGACTACTGCGCGCGCGGCGTGCCGGTGGTGGCGACCGCCGGGCACCTCGAGCACTCCAGCGACGCTCCCCCGCACGCCACCGTCGTCCGGGGTGCGGCGGAGATGGCCGCGGCGATGGTCGCGGCCGCCGACGAGCCGGTGGGGCACGCCAAGGAGCGCATCGACTGGGCGGCGGAGCGGACCTGGGACCGGCGCACCGACGCCTGGCTGGACGCCGCGCTGGGCGATCGTCCGGTTCCCGTGACAGGAGTGGCTCCGTCGCGAAGTCGTCCGGTGCGCTGACCGTGTGTCGACCGTCCACGCACGGAGAGTGGCCCTAGCGTTCCGGCATGACGACGCGCAGCGCAGCCGCCACGGACTCCGCCGACCCCGCCATCGCCCTCGCCGACGCCCTGCAGTCCGGCTTCGCCGCCCAGCGCTCCGGCTGCCAGCGGGCCCGCACGACGACGGACCGCACCGTCCGCCGCTGACCGGTTCGGCCGGGGGCCGACCCACCGCCTGGCTCGGGGGAGCTGCGACCAGCGAGACTGCAGCCATGGCGCAGAACCGGATGCGGCTCACCCACGCCCAGCTCGCCGACCTGGCGCGGCACGCGTTCGGCCTGACGCCGGGCGCGCCCGACCTCCCGGCCGACACCGAGTTCGAGGACGCCGAGGGCGTCCTGGTCGCCGTGACCTCCGGCGACGGGCTGTCCGTCCGGGAGATCCCCCGCTGGCGCTCGCCGGACAGCGTCCGCGCCGAGCTGGCCCGGCGCGGCTGGGCGCAGCCCGCCACCTGGGTGGGGCAGCCCCCCGACGACGTCTCCGGCCTGCCCGACCGGTTGCTGGTGCTGCTGCCGGTGGCCGGCACCGCACCGGACTCCGTCGCCATCTCGCTGGGCGCCGCGGTCTGGGCCGACCGGGCGGTGGGCCGCGAGCTGGTCATCGTCCCGGTGCCGGTCACCGCCGGCGACCCCGAGCTGCCCTGGCTGGAGCTGGCCGCCGCGTACGGGGCCGGTCCGGTCGCCAGCCACGTCGACCCCCGGCCGCCGACCACCGGCGGGCGCGCGGTGATGTTCACCGGGCTGTCCGGCGCCGGGAAGTCCACCATCGCCAGCCGGCTGGTCGAGCTGCTGCTCGAGGGCGGGCACACCGTGACGCTGCTGGACGGCGACGAGGTGCGCACCCACCTGTCGGCCGGGCTGGGGTTCTCCAAGGCCGACCGGGACACCAACGTGCGGCGGATCGGCTGGGTCGCGGCCCAGATCGCCAAGCACGGCGGGCTGGCCGTCTGCGCACCGATCGCGCCCTACGCCGCGACCCGCGCCGACGCCCGGCGGCTGGTCGAGGAGCAGGCCGGCCCGGGGTCGTTCGTGCTGGTGCACGTGGCCACCCCGCTGGAGGAGTGCGAGGCCCGCGACCGGAAGGGCCTCTACGCGCGGGCCCGCCGCGGCGAGATCGCCGAGTTCACCGGGATCAGCGACCCGTACGAGGAGCCCACGGACGCGGAGCTGACCATCGACACCCGCTCGTCCAGCGTCGACGAGAGCGCCCGGCTGGTGCTGGCGCACCTCGCGGGCGGCTGAGCGCCCGCGCGGGTCAGCGGAACAGGTCGGTGATGCCGGCGGCGCGGTGCGGCCGGGCCGCGGGGGCGTCGATGGTCTCGGCGTCGGCCTGGCGGCGGAGCAGCCACTCGGCCGGGAGCACCAGCCGCGGGGCCACCCCGACCAGCACGGCGACGAGGACGGCGACCGCCCCGAACGCCTCGCCGGTCTCCTCGACGAAGGTCGCGGCCGAGGACCAGTACAGGCTGCCACCGGCCCGGCCGACCAGCGCCGAGACGCCGGACAGGCCGACCGAGGCGACGGCGTAGAGCCCGAGGGCGATGAGCACGCGGCGCCGGTCCCGGCGCTCGGTGCGGCTGAGCCACCACAGCGCGGCGAGCACGACCCCGACGACGGCGGCGCTGGCGGCCGCGGCGGCGAAGGGGTGGTACCGCAGGCCGACGGCGGCGAGCGCGTCGGTGTGCACGGTGCCGCCGGCCTTGACCTGGCCGATGACCACGGCGACCAGGGCGACCGCGGTCCACCACGGCCGCCGCCCGGTGCCGCGGACGGCGCCCATCAGCGCGGTCAGCGCGGCGGCGAGGAACAGCGCGGCGATGAACATCCGCGGGATGCCGAGCGGGGCGTCCATCGACCAGAGCGGGGCGTTGCGCTCGTTGCCCGAGGTGCGGACGACGAAGCCCACGGCCTCCAGCGTCACGCCGGTCAGCAGGAGGGCGACCGCCAGCGGCGGCACCGGGATGCGCCGGCGGCGCACGGCCGGGGTGACCGGCTC
This window encodes:
- the cysC gene encoding adenylyl-sulfate kinase — protein: MAQNRMRLTHAQLADLARHAFGLTPGAPDLPADTEFEDAEGVLVAVTSGDGLSVREIPRWRSPDSVRAELARRGWAQPATWVGQPPDDVSGLPDRLLVLLPVAGTAPDSVAISLGAAVWADRAVGRELVIVPVPVTAGDPELPWLELAAAYGAGPVASHVDPRPPTTGGRAVMFTGLSGAGKSTIASRLVELLLEGGHTVTLLDGDEVRTHLSAGLGFSKADRDTNVRRIGWVAAQIAKHGGLAVCAPIAPYAATRADARRLVEEQAGPGSFVLVHVATPLEECEARDRKGLYARARRGEIAEFTGISDPYEEPTDAELTIDTRSSSVDESARLVLAHLAGG
- a CDS encoding PHP domain-containing protein, which codes for MTPAPLTPAGALRRIAFLLERAREPSYRVKAFRTAATVISALDDAELDRRVRTKTLKDLKGVGDKTAAVVLEAHRGEVPEYLVKLEQAHAELTPLADDAAALRAALRGDLHAHSDWSDGGSPIREMAEAAIGIGHDYLALTDHSPRLTVANGLSPQRLEQQLDVVAALNEELAPFRILTGIECDINVDGSLDQTDELLGRLDVVVASVHSELRAPRAQMTERMLAAVENPHTDVLGHCTGRLVIGRQQRNGTQRPRPESEFDAEAVFRACIEHGTAVEINSRPERLDPPRRLLALAADLGCDFSIDTDAHAPGQLDWQDAGCARAVECGVPAERVVNTRPADELLARTRG
- a CDS encoding ATP-grasp fold amidoligase family protein; translated protein: MPAVSLPDGVVTRLPLRLKRAVLFRAAHGRWPGRTTFTDKVNWRVVHDRRPLVGQLGDKLAMKAYATAVCPSLRVPAVLWSGTDVGAFAAAPDLPARWVLKPNHGSMRVHVGTGRPDAAELRRVTAGWLDEPLFRTRGEWVYSQARRLLLAEEFLGAGDPPADHKFLVFDGRVELVQVDTGRFGDHRRRLYTPDWTPVDVVEAVPAGPVTPPPASLPRMLEVAATLGAAFDFVRVDLYDVDGEVWFSELTPYPGGGLDAFDPVLDERLGAAWRLPPHPSARSHLAG
- a CDS encoding SGNH/GDSL hydrolase family protein, giving the protein MARMGKRDWTSGPGGAPWWALGVILVGVALLAFLYPMATGRLQDPLPEAERARLAAAAAPSPSEEAGAAPAVAAFIGDSYTVGAGTEAPEQSFTARVAAHEGWREANLGRGGTGYVTALEGDVAQAACSLDRCPTYTEMIDDAVAVAPDVVVVSGGRNEVDVADDADYADGVAAFFRTLREQLPAARIIAISPLWSDGAPPDELALVAEAVRVGVTGAGGSYLDVGQPLQEHPEWVIDDGIHPDPTGHAAIADAVNARLDALPPTTP